A window of Sutcliffiella cohnii contains these coding sequences:
- the tsaD gene encoding tRNA (adenosine(37)-N6)-threonylcarbamoyltransferase complex transferase subunit TsaD — protein MKKDEYILGIETSCDETAASIIKNGKEIVANVVASQIESHKRFGGVVPEIASRHHVEQITVVLEETLEQSGVTMEEIDAIAVTEGPGLVGALLIGVNAAKAISFAHNKPLVGVHHIAGHIYANQLVTDLQFPLLALVVSGGHTELVYMEKHGSFKVIGETRDDAVGEAYDKVARTLNLPYPGGPHIDRLAQEGEANIPLPRAWLEEGSYDFSFSGLKSAVINTLHNASQKGEKIEPANLAASFQESVIEVLVTKTIKATKEYGVNQVVLAGGVAANKGLRAALEESFRELKDVELVIPPLSLCTDNAAMIATAGSVFYQLGKRSPLSLNGNPGLDLEKALV, from the coding sequence ATGAAAAAAGACGAGTATATATTAGGAATTGAAACAAGTTGTGATGAAACGGCAGCATCCATCATTAAAAACGGAAAAGAAATTGTAGCTAATGTCGTTGCTTCACAAATTGAAAGTCATAAACGTTTTGGTGGAGTTGTACCAGAAATTGCGTCAAGACATCATGTGGAGCAAATAACCGTTGTTTTAGAAGAGACGTTAGAGCAATCAGGGGTAACGATGGAAGAAATCGATGCGATTGCAGTAACGGAAGGACCTGGATTAGTAGGAGCATTATTAATTGGTGTTAATGCGGCCAAGGCTATTTCCTTTGCACATAATAAGCCGTTAGTAGGTGTACATCACATTGCAGGTCACATATATGCGAATCAGCTAGTAACCGACCTCCAATTTCCTCTCTTAGCTTTAGTCGTTTCGGGTGGACATACGGAATTAGTATATATGGAAAAGCACGGTTCTTTTAAAGTAATCGGTGAAACGCGAGATGACGCTGTTGGTGAAGCGTATGATAAAGTAGCAAGAACATTAAATTTACCGTATCCGGGCGGCCCTCATATTGACAGACTAGCTCAAGAAGGAGAAGCAAATATTCCACTGCCAAGGGCTTGGCTAGAAGAAGGTAGTTATGATTTTAGTTTTTCAGGCTTAAAATCAGCGGTTATTAACACCCTACATAACGCTTCTCAAAAGGGTGAAAAAATTGAACCTGCTAATTTAGCTGCAAGCTTTCAAGAAAGTGTGATAGAAGTACTAGTAACAAAAACAATAAAAGCAACAAAAGAATATGGTGTAAACCAAGTCGTTTTAGCTGGTGGGGTTGCTGCGAATAAAGGTTTGCGTGCAGCACTCGAGGAAAGTTTTCGTGAATTGAAAGATGTGGAGCTAGTAATTCCGCCATTATCACTATGTACGGATAATGCAGCGATGATCGCAACAGCAGGCAGTGTGTTCTATCAATTAGGAAAACGATCTCCTTTATCTTTAAACGGTAATCCAGGGCTAGATTTAGAAAAGGCATTAGTCTAA
- the groES gene encoding co-chaperone GroES yields the protein MLKPIGDRIIIELVQSEEKTASGIVLPDSAKEKPQEGKVVAVGSGRVLESGERVALEVASGDSVIFSKYAGTEVKYDGKEYLILKEADVLAVVGK from the coding sequence TTGTTAAAGCCAATCGGTGATCGCATTATTATTGAACTAGTACAGTCAGAAGAAAAAACTGCTAGTGGTATTGTATTACCAGACTCTGCAAAAGAGAAACCGCAAGAAGGTAAAGTAGTAGCTGTTGGTTCAGGTCGTGTACTAGAAAGCGGAGAGCGTGTTGCACTAGAAGTTGCATCAGGCGATAGCGTTATCTTTTCAAAATATGCTGGTACAGAAGTGAAATATGACGGTAAAGAATATTTAATTTTAAAAGAAGCAGATGTTTTAGCTGTTGTTGGTAAATAA
- a CDS encoding redox-sensing transcriptional repressor Rex: MSNEQLKIPQATAKRLPLYYRFLKNLYASGKQRVSSSELSEAVKVDSATIRRDFSYFGALGKKGYGYNVQYLLTFFRKTLDQDELTYVSLIGVGNLGTAFLHYNFSKNNNTKITVAFDVDETKIGTEIGGVPVRNLDDLEMELPDDVTVAILTVPAHVAQPITDRLVAKGIKGILNFTPARINVPDTVRIHHIDLAVELQSLVYFLKHYPTE; the protein is encoded by the coding sequence ATGAGTAACGAACAACTAAAAATACCACAAGCAACTGCAAAACGATTACCTTTGTATTATCGATTTTTAAAAAATCTTTATGCATCCGGTAAACAAAGAGTTTCTTCTTCTGAGTTAAGTGAAGCGGTAAAAGTTGATTCAGCGACGATTCGCCGTGATTTTAGCTATTTTGGAGCGTTAGGGAAAAAAGGGTACGGATATAATGTTCAATATTTGTTAACTTTTTTTAGAAAAACGTTAGACCAAGATGAATTAACATATGTTAGTCTAATAGGTGTGGGGAATTTAGGAACCGCTTTCCTTCACTACAATTTTTCAAAAAATAATAACACGAAGATAACTGTTGCTTTTGATGTAGATGAAACGAAGATTGGCACAGAAATTGGAGGTGTTCCCGTACGCAATTTAGATGATTTAGAGATGGAGCTTCCTGACGATGTAACAGTTGCAATATTAACAGTACCAGCTCATGTTGCGCAACCTATTACAGATCGCCTAGTCGCTAAGGGAATTAAGGGAATATTAAACTTTACACCTGCGCGAATAAATGTACCAGACACTGTACGTATTCATCACATCGATTTAGCGGTAGAATTACAATCATTAGTATATTTTCTAAAACACTATCCAACTGAGTAA
- a CDS encoding twin-arginine translocase TatA/TatE family subunit has protein sequence MPLGPGSILLIVFAALLIFGPKKLPELGKAAGNTLREFKKATKGLADDDDDIKKEDKK, from the coding sequence ATGCCATTAGGTCCAGGAAGCATTCTATTAATTGTATTTGCAGCACTATTAATATTCGGTCCGAAAAAGTTGCCAGAACTCGGGAAAGCAGCCGGAAATACGCTACGTGAGTTCAAAAAGGCTACTAAAGGTTTAGCCGATGACGATGATGATATAAAAAAAGAAGACAAGAAGTAA
- the tatC gene encoding twin-arginine translocase subunit TatC translates to MTDKEMSVYDHIGELRKRLIIVGSLFMASVIGGFFLAEPIIVYLQHTEQARDLTMNAFRLTDPIKVFMQFAFLIAFIITFPVAFYQLWSFISPGLYEKERRVTLSYIPISLILFLSGLAFSYFVLFPFVVSFMMGLANRLEINQVIGINEYFQFLFQLTVPFGVLFQLPVVVMFLTRLGIVTPQFFVKFRKIAYFILLVVAAFITPPELLSHLMVTVPLFILYEISIIISRIAYRKAKLAETKMELENMNKD, encoded by the coding sequence ATGACAGATAAGGAAATGTCGGTCTATGACCATATAGGAGAACTGCGCAAGCGATTAATTATAGTAGGTTCCCTTTTTATGGCCTCCGTTATTGGTGGGTTCTTTCTTGCAGAGCCGATTATTGTCTATTTACAACATACAGAGCAAGCAAGAGATTTAACGATGAACGCTTTTCGCTTAACAGATCCTATTAAGGTATTTATGCAGTTTGCCTTTTTAATTGCGTTCATTATTACGTTTCCTGTTGCTTTTTATCAGCTTTGGTCCTTTATTAGCCCAGGCTTATATGAGAAAGAACGTAGAGTAACACTTAGCTACATTCCAATTTCTTTAATTTTATTTTTAAGTGGATTAGCATTTTCCTACTTTGTTTTGTTTCCATTTGTAGTTTCTTTTATGATGGGTCTTGCCAATCGCTTAGAAATTAATCAAGTAATTGGCATTAATGAATACTTTCAATTTCTATTTCAATTAACGGTTCCATTTGGAGTTTTATTTCAGCTACCTGTAGTCGTTATGTTTTTAACTAGATTAGGTATAGTGACACCACAATTTTTTGTGAAGTTCCGTAAAATAGCCTATTTTATACTTTTAGTAGTTGCGGCTTTTATCACTCCACCAGAATTGTTGTCACATTTAATGGTAACTGTGCCGTTATTTATTTTATACGAAATTAGTATTATCATTTCTAGAATTGCGTATCGTAAAGCTAAATTAGCCGAAACAAAAATGGAATTAGAAAATATGAATAAAGATTAA
- a CDS encoding YdiK family protein: MRITPLRMVVFYSIMGILFLYLAVVTKGETIWQFHTILFMLIATFDFGVAIRAYLLHGKIKEMKKQK; the protein is encoded by the coding sequence ATGCGCATTACCCCATTAAGAATGGTTGTATTTTATTCCATTATGGGAATTTTATTTCTCTACCTTGCCGTCGTAACAAAAGGTGAAACGATTTGGCAATTTCACACCATTCTTTTTATGTTAATTGCAACTTTTGATTTTGGAGTGGCAATCCGGGCCTACCTTTTACACGGAAAAATTAAAGAGATGAAGAAGCAAAAATAA
- the thiL gene encoding thiamine-phosphate kinase, with amino-acid sequence MSVRDEFDFIKKVQPATLHHSGLIGIGDDAAIFSVDARFEQIVCVDTMVEDKHFLPTTMSPYHIGYKALAANISDIAAMGGIPQYYLVSISIPSNWKESELLEIYDGLKKAGDEYKMDLIGGDTTSTHSKLVISVTAIGKVEAGRRLLRSNAEEGDVVFVSGTLGDAQGGLDVLLEGNKEVQGQNSYLIRRHQTPTPRVTLGRILSQFTRVSLNDVSDGLVSELKEISNASNVNMVIDSETIPYSRALLEYNNEKALKWALTGGEDFELVGTISKENWKQLSAICEKENIPLSNIGYVQRGKGKVYIRNKNGELEEVSDSGYNHFFS; translated from the coding sequence ATGTCTGTCCGAGATGAATTTGATTTTATAAAAAAAGTTCAACCTGCTACACTGCATCACTCAGGATTAATCGGGATAGGAGATGATGCAGCAATCTTTTCAGTCGATGCGCGATTTGAGCAGATTGTTTGTGTAGATACAATGGTAGAAGACAAACACTTTTTACCTACTACGATGAGTCCCTATCATATTGGATATAAAGCATTAGCTGCTAATATTAGCGATATTGCAGCAATGGGCGGAATCCCACAGTATTATTTAGTTTCTATCAGTATTCCTTCTAATTGGAAAGAAAGTGAGTTATTGGAGATATATGATGGACTGAAAAAAGCCGGAGATGAATACAAAATGGATTTGATCGGTGGAGATACGACTTCTACGCATTCTAAATTAGTTATTAGTGTAACGGCAATTGGAAAGGTAGAAGCTGGGCGAAGATTATTACGATCTAATGCTGAAGAAGGAGACGTAGTATTTGTATCGGGTACATTAGGAGATGCTCAGGGAGGATTAGATGTTCTATTGGAAGGAAATAAAGAAGTACAAGGACAAAATTCCTATTTAATACGTAGACATCAAACACCTACACCGAGGGTGACTCTTGGTCGAATCCTATCACAATTTACTCGTGTATCATTAAATGACGTAAGTGACGGACTTGTAAGCGAACTAAAGGAAATTTCAAATGCTAGTAACGTAAATATGGTTATAGATAGTGAGACAATCCCATATAGTCGTGCTCTTTTAGAATATAATAACGAAAAAGCACTAAAGTGGGCATTAACGGGTGGAGAGGATTTTGAACTAGTTGGGACTATAAGCAAAGAAAATTGGAAGCAACTTTCTGCCATTTGTGAAAAAGAAAACATACCATTATCAAATATTGGCTATGTGCAACGTGGTAAGGGTAAAGTGTATATAAGAAATAAAAACGGAGAATTAGAAGAAGTATCGGATTCAGGTTATAATCATTTTTTTAGTTAA
- the tsaB gene encoding tRNA (adenosine(37)-N6)-threonylcarbamoyltransferase complex dimerization subunit type 1 TsaB translates to MNVLAIDTSTYVLSVALIKDGLVIGEHMTNTKINHSLRAMPAIEKVMEECQMKPKDLHRIVVAHGPGSYTGVRIGVTIAKTLAWSLNIPLVGVSSLKLMAANGRYFSGLICPLMDARRGQVYTGLYEWENENLIEKLEDVNIDLQNWLDQLAALNSEILFIGNDVQLHKEVIIEKLAKRAIFATGAQLNSRPGDLAILGMNEEVLDLHTFVPNYTRLAEAEAKWLENNQTK, encoded by the coding sequence ATGAACGTACTAGCAATTGATACGTCCACTTACGTGTTGAGTGTAGCGTTAATAAAAGATGGCCTCGTTATAGGGGAACATATGACAAATACGAAAATAAATCATTCATTACGAGCGATGCCAGCAATTGAAAAGGTAATGGAAGAGTGCCAAATGAAGCCTAAAGATTTACATAGAATTGTCGTCGCTCATGGACCAGGTTCCTACACAGGTGTTCGAATTGGTGTTACGATAGCGAAAACGTTAGCCTGGAGTTTAAACATTCCACTTGTAGGGGTATCAAGCTTAAAGCTAATGGCTGCGAACGGACGTTACTTTTCGGGTCTTATTTGCCCGTTAATGGATGCGAGAAGAGGGCAAGTATATACAGGTTTGTATGAATGGGAGAACGAGAACCTAATTGAAAAACTCGAGGACGTTAACATCGATTTACAAAATTGGTTAGATCAATTAGCCGCCTTGAACAGTGAAATATTATTTATCGGAAATGATGTCCAACTTCACAAAGAGGTTATTATAGAAAAATTAGCTAAAAGGGCAATTTTTGCTACTGGTGCACAACTAAATAGCCGCCCTGGAGATTTAGCTATATTAGGTATGAACGAGGAAGTATTAGATTTACATACGTTTGTTCCTAACTATACGAGATTAGCTGAGGCAGAGGCAAAATGGCTAGAAAACAACCAAACTAAATAG
- a CDS encoding DUF2268 domain-containing putative Zn-dependent protease (predicted Zn-dependent protease with a strongly conserved HExxH motif) — translation MKWKGLLFLFFLLFLTACGNNGNVNTGVDEMDDTDFEFENAETGQTFEVVHAYTLYDSYFEEIKDVPNDGHLDVYKSTVVDPIYDACFADGEFVHLADAYINDIPKNRIALQDVIKRINTKSTNEAIQDALLNSSNLLATEGNTVVCVFPSSDTNTNVLTIGSGKILITYNRNYTNDILKSATAHGYLQSVWASDFYNGESLTVLDHIVLGGKAVKFEKEVFPNIEVTKVNPEFSSAHWNTISKDFDTVDDALALKLLNGGSGLPSKYGYSEGYKIVDAFVEQNANMPVAEWLQVAAADMLEQSNYGE, via the coding sequence ATGAAATGGAAAGGCTTATTGTTCTTATTTTTTCTATTATTTTTAACAGCTTGCGGAAATAACGGTAACGTGAACACTGGTGTGGACGAAATGGATGATACCGACTTTGAGTTTGAAAATGCTGAGACTGGCCAAACTTTCGAAGTTGTTCATGCGTATACATTGTATGATTCATATTTTGAAGAGATTAAAGACGTACCAAATGACGGTCATTTAGATGTTTATAAATCTACAGTTGTAGATCCAATCTATGATGCTTGTTTTGCGGATGGGGAATTCGTCCATTTAGCAGATGCTTATATTAACGACATTCCAAAAAACCGTATAGCATTACAAGATGTTATTAAACGGATTAATACAAAAAGCACAAACGAAGCTATACAAGACGCATTATTAAACTCCTCTAACCTTTTAGCTACTGAAGGAAATACGGTTGTATGTGTTTTCCCTTCAAGTGATACGAACACTAATGTATTAACAATTGGGTCCGGAAAAATACTAATTACCTATAACCGAAATTACACAAATGATATTTTAAAAAGCGCAACAGCTCACGGATACTTACAAAGTGTTTGGGCATCCGATTTTTATAACGGGGAATCACTTACAGTTTTAGATCACATCGTACTTGGTGGAAAAGCAGTAAAATTTGAAAAAGAAGTATTTCCAAATATTGAAGTTACAAAAGTAAATCCAGAATTTAGCTCTGCACATTGGAATACAATTAGCAAAGATTTCGATACGGTTGATGATGCTTTAGCTTTAAAATTATTAAATGGAGGAAGTGGGCTCCCTAGTAAATATGGTTACAGTGAAGGTTATAAAATAGTAGATGCATTCGTTGAGCAAAATGCCAACATGCCTGTAGCCGAATGGCTACAAGTTGCTGCAGCTGACATGTTAGAGCAAAGTAACTACGGAGAATAA
- the rimI gene encoding ribosomal protein S18-alanine N-acetyltransferase has translation MMLTVEIVKMNEEHINGVYEVEKKSFPSPWTKEAFHHEIMINPYAYYLVLLDRERIIGYCGLWIVMGDAQITNIAIDPDYRGKKLGDQLLVKAKEVAIEKGGSVMSLEVRVSNYIAQSLYKKHGFQPGGIRKNYYVDNNEDALVMWVNL, from the coding sequence ATGATGTTAACAGTGGAAATTGTAAAAATGAATGAAGAACATATTAATGGTGTATACGAAGTAGAAAAGAAAAGTTTCCCTTCTCCATGGACAAAAGAAGCATTCCATCATGAAATAATGATTAATCCATATGCCTATTATCTCGTGTTATTAGACAGAGAAAGAATAATCGGTTATTGTGGACTTTGGATTGTAATGGGAGATGCTCAAATAACAAATATTGCAATTGACCCTGATTATCGTGGAAAAAAATTAGGTGATCAACTATTAGTAAAAGCAAAAGAAGTAGCAATAGAAAAGGGTGGTTCTGTCATGTCATTAGAAGTAAGAGTATCCAATTATATTGCACAATCACTATATAAAAAACATGGCTTCCAACCTGGTGGAATTCGTAAAAACTATTATGTAGATAATAATGAAGATGCATTAGTAATGTGGGTGAATTTATGA
- a CDS encoding CPBP family intramembrane glutamic endopeptidase produces the protein MMTSTYWKVIIAYIIMQFSALVGIPLLVELGIGNELDYDARMTLLFSYWTTISFTLGLLIILWLLRKDFQEKDLRGPQSSIFQTIIWSILGFWVALFGQGIAAMVQQQLFGIEPGSENTQQIMEFISSSAAIIFAVAIAGPILEEIIFRKIIFGVLYKKYNFAVGLIVSSLLFAVVHQEFEHLLIYFVMGAIFAFLYVKTNRIIVPIIAHVSMNSFVVLVQQIFREDIERQLEKLEQMQSFIYLFL, from the coding sequence ATGATGACATCAACCTATTGGAAAGTAATTATCGCCTATATTATTATGCAATTTTCTGCACTAGTTGGTATTCCACTTCTCGTTGAACTAGGAATCGGGAACGAGCTTGATTATGATGCACGAATGACATTACTTTTTAGTTATTGGACGACAATCAGCTTCACACTCGGCTTACTTATTATCCTCTGGCTGCTTCGAAAGGATTTCCAGGAAAAAGATCTACGCGGACCACAATCATCCATTTTCCAAACGATTATTTGGTCTATATTAGGTTTTTGGGTGGCTCTTTTCGGACAAGGAATAGCAGCGATGGTTCAACAGCAATTATTCGGAATAGAACCAGGCAGTGAGAATACTCAACAAATTATGGAGTTTATTAGTTCTTCTGCGGCAATTATTTTTGCGGTAGCTATTGCAGGGCCTATTTTAGAAGAAATTATCTTCCGAAAAATCATTTTCGGCGTACTATATAAGAAGTACAATTTTGCAGTAGGCTTAATTGTTAGTTCTTTATTATTTGCAGTTGTTCATCAAGAATTTGAACATCTACTTATATACTTTGTCATGGGAGCTATTTTTGCATTCCTATATGTAAAAACGAACCGAATAATTGTCCCAATTATCGCTCATGTTTCGATGAATTCCTTTGTCGTTCTAGTGCAACAAATTTTTCGTGAAGATATTGAGCGTCAACTTGAAAAACTAGAGCAAATGCAAAGCTTCATATACTTGTTTTTATAG
- a CDS encoding ABC-F family ATP-binding cassette domain-containing protein has translation MIILQVNQLHKYFGAELILSNIKLEVQSRDRIALVGRNGAGKSTLLKIISNQLSYDSGEIIKPKNVTIGYLAQHTGLDSSRSIWEEFLSVFSHLKQMERQMRDLEEKMADPTRFSSDEEYAKLLKEYDSLQESYKQQGGFQYEADIRSILHGLNFATFDYTTPITSLSGGQKTRLALGKLLLTKPDLLILDEPTNHLDIETLTWLESYLQSYPGALLIVSHDRYFLDKVVSIVYEISRNESTKFIGNYSKYLQRKAEQYEREMKMFEKQQDEISKLKDFVQRNIARASTTKRAQSRQKQLDRMQLMQRPKGDEKSASFSFEIDRQSGNDVLKVENLTFSYENKPIFENINLSLHRGDSVALVGPNGVGKTTLLKLLVEKLPKQIGKIQFGANVSISYYDQQQAELHSNKRVLDELWDDYPHLVEKEIRTVLGNFLFSGDDVLKPVNSLSGGEKARLALSKMMLQKSNVLILDEPTNHLDLDSKQVLENALMDYPGTILFVSHDRYFINRIATKVIELSSQNAVEFLGDYDYFVQKKFEIEELNKLSTDSSTEKQKEKPQEKLSYEQEKELKRKERQRKRRIEEIEEEIEVLELQLEENEKLLCKPEIYQNHEKVHQLNIENEEANNKLLTLMEEWEELNS, from the coding sequence ATGATTATTTTACAAGTAAATCAACTACATAAATATTTTGGTGCTGAACTTATTTTATCGAATATAAAGCTAGAAGTACAATCACGAGACAGAATCGCACTAGTTGGTAGAAACGGTGCTGGTAAATCAACACTTTTAAAAATAATTTCTAATCAACTCTCTTATGATAGCGGTGAAATTATTAAACCGAAGAATGTTACGATCGGTTACCTTGCACAGCATACCGGATTAGACTCAAGCCGCTCCATTTGGGAAGAATTTCTTTCTGTTTTTTCTCATCTCAAACAAATGGAAAGACAAATGAGAGACTTAGAAGAGAAAATGGCAGATCCTACACGTTTTTCTTCAGATGAAGAGTATGCCAAATTATTAAAAGAATATGATTCCCTACAAGAATCGTATAAACAACAAGGTGGCTTCCAATACGAAGCAGATATTCGGTCCATTCTTCACGGACTAAACTTTGCTACCTTTGATTATACCACACCAATTACCAGTTTGAGTGGTGGACAAAAAACAAGATTAGCTCTTGGTAAGTTACTATTAACGAAGCCAGATTTACTTATTTTAGACGAACCGACGAACCATTTAGATATAGAGACGTTAACGTGGCTAGAATCCTACTTACAAAGTTATCCTGGTGCCCTATTAATCGTTTCCCACGACCGTTATTTCCTAGACAAAGTAGTTTCTATCGTTTACGAAATATCTCGAAATGAATCCACTAAATTCATTGGAAACTACAGTAAATACTTACAACGAAAAGCAGAACAATACGAACGAGAAATGAAAATGTTTGAAAAGCAACAAGATGAAATTTCCAAGCTTAAAGATTTTGTTCAACGTAATATTGCAAGAGCGTCTACAACGAAACGGGCACAAAGTAGACAAAAGCAGTTAGATCGAATGCAGTTAATGCAGCGACCGAAAGGCGATGAAAAATCGGCCTCCTTCTCTTTTGAAATCGATAGGCAAAGCGGTAATGATGTGTTAAAAGTAGAAAACTTAACATTTTCATATGAAAATAAGCCTATCTTCGAAAATATAAACCTTTCGCTTCATCGTGGTGATAGTGTTGCGTTAGTTGGACCTAATGGCGTTGGGAAAACTACATTGTTAAAATTGCTTGTGGAGAAACTCCCTAAACAAATTGGAAAAATTCAATTTGGAGCGAATGTTTCTATTAGTTATTATGACCAACAACAAGCAGAATTACATTCCAACAAACGGGTTCTGGACGAGTTATGGGATGATTATCCTCATTTAGTAGAGAAAGAAATTCGAACTGTCTTAGGAAATTTCTTGTTTAGTGGTGATGATGTTTTAAAACCTGTTAACAGTTTAAGTGGGGGAGAAAAAGCACGTCTTGCATTATCAAAAATGATGTTGCAAAAGTCAAACGTACTTATTTTAGACGAACCGACGAACCATCTAGACCTTGATAGCAAACAAGTATTGGAAAATGCATTAATGGATTATCCAGGCACTATACTTTTCGTATCACATGACCGTTACTTTATTAACCGGATTGCCACAAAAGTAATCGAACTATCTTCTCAGAATGCTGTAGAGTTTTTAGGTGACTATGATTACTTCGTGCAAAAGAAGTTTGAGATAGAAGAACTTAATAAGTTATCCACAGACTCTTCTACTGAAAAACAGAAAGAAAAACCTCAAGAAAAATTAAGCTATGAACAGGAAAAAGAATTAAAAAGAAAAGAGCGACAGCGAAAACGTCGTATTGAAGAAATTGAGGAAGAAATAGAAGTACTGGAGTTACAACTAGAAGAAAATGAAAAGCTTTTATGCAAACCTGAAATTTACCAAAATCACGAAAAAGTACACCAATTAAATATAGAGAACGAAGAAGCTAACAATAAACTGCTTACTTTAATGGAAGAGTGGGAAGAACTGAACAGCTAA